Proteins encoded by one window of Pseudorca crassidens isolate mPseCra1 chromosome 3, mPseCra1.hap1, whole genome shotgun sequence:
- the ABCA7 gene encoding LOW QUALITY PROTEIN: phospholipid-transporting ATPase ABCA7 (The sequence of the model RefSeq protein was modified relative to this genomic sequence to represent the inferred CDS: inserted 3 bases in 3 codons; substituted 4 bases at 4 genomic stop codons), translated as MQGESLAFVLGQAQDSLDCLVEAAEDLAQELLAPPGLVELWALLWRPQGPGGPLEAVAEALCSAGGPASWYEASDLKELVWQEXARALPHHSLSSTRTELVGALDAHPLSHRLWRRLKPLVLGKVVFSSRPRXRWEGSHVNQTFQGLALLKGIQEVWELLGAPLLNFANDSAGVARLQRLLQVTGRRQPGAGGQDRGEALRAFLNPRSGGCSWHEAHADMGHLVGTLGRDGGPEEDSGTSDPRPSPSQCVTLDELEAAPSEAALVERALELLSEPEDFPDSSQSPGPGHVRIKIRMDIDDVTRANKIRDRFWDRGAAADALVWGGFVYLQDLLERAALRVLTGAAPRAGLYLQQMPYMCYVDDAFLRVLSRSLPLFLMLAWIYSVALTVKAVVREKETRLCCTMCAMGLSGAVLWLGWFLSCLGPFLLSTALLVLVLKVGAPRPSRLQNGCACTREGNRQGAPRGVARPWANPCAPSSCLCLPAVGDILPYSHAVVPFPSLAAFKVATVVQSFFLSACFSXANLAAACAGLAYFVLYLPYVLCVAWRDQLPVGGRVAASLLLPVAFGFGCESLALLEKQGEGAQWHNVGTGPIADVFSLAQVSGLLLLDAALYDLATWHLEAVCPGEYGIPEPWNVPFXRSYWFGPQTSKCPAPCPTGPQGXGPTDPPMLVEEAPPGLIPGVSIRSLEKRFPGNPQPALHGLSLDFYQGLITAFLGHNGAGKTTTLSILTGLFPPTAGSACVLGHDVRSNMAAIRPHLGVCPQYSVLFDMLTVDEHVWFYGRLKSLSAAAVGPEQDRLMQDVGLVPKRHAQTRHLSGEEPLGGIQWKLSMAIAFVGGSQVVILDEPTAGVDPASRRGIRELLLKYQDDRTLILSTHHLDEAELLGDRVAVVAGGRLCCCGSPLFLWCHLVSRYYLTLVKCPPALATSKKGDTDLKDNMDPGQEREPGSQASTAGEGRGGRARLLALVQSHVPGARLVKELPHELVLALPYQGAPDSSFAELFCELDQRLGKLGLAGFGISDTSLEEIFLKVVEDCAVDTGPGGAAADGRPRQYPCSGIAHLDATARLQILLEESALENGGLAGSAPETQALQSSGPDAAGCVHGWVLAHQQLRALLLKRFLLACCSRCGLFAQIVLPALFVGLALVFSLIMPPFGYYPALQLSPSMYGSQVSFFSEDAPGDPECARLLEVLLEEAGLEEAYLKNNSNRAPECTQPAVCQFSVPEVPADVAKVLASGNWTPESPSPACQCSQPGAHCLLPNCPAVAGCLPPPQAPTSSGKVVQDLTGRKLSDFLVKTYPRLVRQGLKTKKWVNEVRYGGFSLGGRDPGLPSGLEVGRSVEELRALLNPQLGGALDHILNNLTAWALGLDIQDGFKIWFNNKGWHAVVAFVNRANNALLLARLPLSPAHRAHSITTLNHPLNLTKEQLSEATLMASSVDVLVSICVVFAMSFVPASFTLELSLGHGAGTAWRGGGPATTCHCPFWPFLGRDLSRMCNYLVPVSIVVLIFLAFQQRVYVASANLPALLLLLLLYDWSITPLTYPPSSFFSMPSMAYMVLTCINLFIGINGSMATFVLELFSDQKLQEVSWILKRVFLIFPHFCLGWVLIDMVRNQAMADAFERLGDGQFQSPLRWEVVSKNLLAMLIQGPIFLLFTLLLQHHNCLLPQPKLRLLPALGEEDEDVARERGRVVQGTTERDVLVLRDLTKVCPGQRTLAVNLLCLGISPGECFGLLGVNGAGKTSTFHMVTGDTVPSGGEVVLAGHSVAREPAVAHCRMGYCPQLDAIFELLTGREHLELFARLLGVXEAQVAQTASSGLGRLGRLGLPQCADSPVGTYSRGNKRKLATAVALVGDPAVVSLAWPELMAPGSHSMEESEALCTHLAIMVNGRFRCLVSTQHLQGRFGAGHTLTLRVSESQSESVAAFVAATFPGAELREVRGGRLRFQLPPGARCALGHLFGELAARGAEHGVEDFSVSQTTLEEVSLXLSKDQGKEEDEKDAEVGADPVPGPQNPRLITQFLEDHSMAGTVL; from the exons ATGCAAGGG GAATCCCTGGCGTTTGTGCTGGGCCAGGCCCAGGATTCCTTAGACTGCCTTGTGGAAGCAGCAGAAGACCTGGCCCAGGAG CTCCTGGCGCCACCTGGCCTGGTGGAGCTGTGGGCACTGCTGTGGAGACCCCAAGGGCCAGGTGGCCCCCTGGAGGCGGTGGCAGAAGCCCTGTGCAGTGCCGGGGGCCCAGCAAGCTGGTATGAGGCCAGTGACCTGAAGGAGCTGGTGTGGCAGG CGGCACGGGCCCTGCCACACCACAGCCTGA GCTCCACCCGCACTGAGCTGGTGGGGGCCCTGGACGCCCACCCCCTGTCCCACCGGCTCTGGAGGCGCCTGAAGCCGCTGGTCCTGGGGAAAGTAGTGTTCAGCTCACGGCCCAGGTGACGGTGGGAGGGGTCCCAC GTGAACCAAACCTTCCAGGGGCTGGCGCTGTTGAAGGGCATCCAGGAGGTGTGGGAGCTGCTGGGCGCCCCGCTCTTGAACTTCGCGAACGACAGCGCCGGCGTCGCACGGCTGCAG AGGCTCCTGCAGGTCACAGGAAGAAGGCAGCCAGGAGCTGGAGGCCAGGACCGGGGAGAGGCTCTTCGTGCCTTTCTGAACCCCCGAAGTGGTGGCTGCAGCTGGCATGAGGCCCATGCTGATATGGGACACCTGGTGGGCACACTGGGCCGTGATGGAG GTCCAGAGGAGGACTCTGGGACCTCGGACCCACGCCCAAGTCCCTCCCAGTGCGTGACTCTGGACGAGCTGGAGGCTGCGCCCTCAGAGGCTGCCCTGGTGGAGCGGGCCCTGGAGCTGCTCTCCGAGCCCGAGGACTTCCCGGACTCTTCGCAGTCCCCAGGCCCTGGCCATGTGCGCATCAAGATCCGCATGGACATCGATGACGTCACAAGAGCCAATAAGATCAGGGACAG ATTTTGGGACCGCGGTGCGGCTGCTGACGCGCTGGTGTGGGGCGGCTTCGTGTACCTGCAGGACCTGCTGGAGCGCGCAGCTCTGCGCGTGCTCACTGGAGCCGCGCCCCGCGCCGGCCTCTACCTGCAGCAGATGCCCTACATGTGCTACGTGGACGACGC GTTCCTGCGCGTGCTGAGCCGGTCACTGCCGCTCTTCCTGATGCTGGCCTGGATCTATTCGGTGGCGCTGACCGTGAAGGCTGTGGTGCGTGAGAAGGAGACGAGGCTGTGCTGCACGATGTGCGCCATGGGGCTCAGTGGCGCCGTGCTTTGGCTGGGCTGGTTCCTCAGCTGTCTCGGGCCCTTCCTTCTCAGCACCGCGTTGCTCGTGCTGGTGCTCAAGGTGGGCGCACCCCGGCCTTCCCGGCTCCAGAATGGGTGCGCGTGTACGCGGGAGGGTAACAGGCAGGGGGCGCCTCGCGGGGTTGCGCGTCCCTGGGCGAATCCGTGCGCTCCCTCCAGCTGCCTTTGCCTCCCTGCAGTCGGGGACATCCTCCCCTACAGCCACGCGGTGGTGCCCTTCCCGTCCTTGGCGGCTTTCAAGGTGGCCACGGTGGTCCAGAGCTTCTTTCTGAGCGCCTGCTTCTCCTGAGCCAACCTGGCAGCCGCCTGCGCGGGCCTCGCCTACTTCGTGCTCTATCTGCCCTACGTGCTGTGCGTGGCCTGGCGGGACCAACTGCCCGTGGGCGGCCGTGTGGCCGCG AGCCTTCTGTTGCCCGTGGCCTTCGGCTTCGGCTGCGAGAGCCTGGCACTGCTGGAGAAGCAGGGCGAGGGCGCGCAGTGGCACAACGTGGGCACTGGGCCTATAGCCGATGTCTTCAGCCTGGCCCAGGTCTCGGGTCTTCTGCTGCTCGACGCTGCGCTCTACGACCTCGCCACTTGGCATCTGGAGGCTGTGTGCCCAG GCGAGTACGGGATCCCCGAACCGTGGAACGTTCCCT GGAGGAGCTACTGGTTTGGGCCTCAGACCTCCAAgtgcccagccccctgccccacagGACCCCAAGGGTGAGGCCCGACAGACC CTCCAATGCTGGTGGAAGAGGCGCCCCCTGGCCTGATTCCAGGAGTCTCCATACGGAGCCTGGAAAAGCGCTTTCCTGGTAACCCACAGCCGGCCCTGCACGGGCTCAGCCTGGACTTCTACCAGGGCCTCATCACCGCCTTCCTGGGCCACAATGGGGCTGGCAAGACGACCACTCT GTCCATCCTAACCGGCCTCTTCCCACCCACTGCTGGCTCCGCCTGTGTCCTGGGCCACGATGTCCGATCCAACATGGCAGCCATCCGGCCCCACCTGGGAGTCTGCCCACAGTACAGTGTGCTGTTTGACAT GTTGACCGTGGATGAGCACGTCTGGTTCTATGGGCGGTTAAAGAGTCTGAGTGCAGCTGCCGTGGGCCCCGAGCAGGACCGTCTGATGCAGGATGTGGGACTGGTCCCCAAGCGGCATGCACAGACTCGCCACCTCTCTGGGGAGGAGCCTTTGG GTGGGATTCAGTGGAAGCTTTCAATGGCCATTGCCTTTGTGGGTGGCTCCCAAGTTGTTATCTTGGATGAGCCCACAGCTGGTGTGGACCCTGCTTCCCGTCGAGGCATTCGGGAGCTGCTGCTCAAATACCAGGATG ATCGCACATTGATCCTCTCCACCCACCACCTGGATGAGGCAGAGCTGTTGGGAGATCGTGTGGCAGTGGTGGCGGGCGGCCGCTTGTGCTGCTGTGGCTCCCCGCTCTTCCTGTGGTGTCATTTGGTCTCCAGATACTACCTGACACTGGTGAAGtgtcccccagccctggccaccaGCAAAAAG GGTGACACTGACTTGAAGGACAACATGGATCCTGGGCAGGAAAGGGAGCCAGGCAGCCAGGCCAGCACTGCCGGTGAGGGCCGGGGTGGGAGAGCCAGA CTGCTGGCCCTGGTGCAGAGCCACGTGCCCGGGGCACGGCTGGTCAAAGAGCTGCCACACGAGCTGGTGCTGGCGCTGCCCTACCAGGGCGCCCCGGACAGTAGCTTCGCTGAGCTCTTCTGCGAGCTGGACCAGCGGTTGGGGAAGCTGGGACTGGCCGGCTTCGGGATCTCCGACACCAGCCTGGAGGAG ATCTTCCTGAAGGTGGTGGAGGACTGTGCTGTGGACACAGGCCCAGGGGGTGCGGCCGCAG ATGGTAGGCCCAGGCAGTACCCGTGCTCAGGCATTGCTCATCTGGACGCGACTGCAAGGCTGCAGATTCTGCTAGAGGAATCAGCCCTGGAGAATGGGGGGCTGG CGGGATCTGCCCCCGAGACACAGGCCTTGCAGAGCTCTGGGCCAGACGCCGCAGGCTGTGTACATGGCTGGGTGCTGGCCCACCAGCAGCTCCGGGCCTTGCTTCTCAAGCGCTTCCTGCTTGCCTGCTGCAGCCGCTGTGGCCTGTTCGCACAG ATTGTGCTGCCTGCCCTCTTCGTGGGCTTGGCACTGGTGTTCAGCCTCATCATGCCTCCTTTCGGATACTACCCAGCTCTGCAGCTCAGTCCCAGCATGTATGGCTCCCAAGTGTCCTTCTTCAG CGAGGATGCCCCAGGGGACCCTGAATGTGCCCGCCTGCTCGAGGTGCTGCTGGAAGAGGCCGGATTGGAGGAGGCTTACCTGAAAAATAACTCCAACAG GGCACCTGAGTGCACACAGCCTGCCGTCTGCCAGTTCTCGGTGCCCGAGGTTCCTGCAGATGTGGCTAAGGTCCTGGCCAGCGGCAACTGGACTCCGGAGTCTCCGTcccctgcctgccagtgcagccaGCCTGGTGCCCACTGCCTGCTGCCCAACTGCCCTGCTGTGGCCGGCTGCCTCCCGCCTCCCCAGGCACCGACCAGCTCGGGCAAAGTGGTCCAGGACCTAACAGGCCGGAAACTGTCTGACTTCCTGGTCAAGACCTACCCACGCCTGGTGCGCCAAGG CCTGAAGACCAAGAAGTGGGTGAACGAGGTCAG GTATGGGGGCTTCTCCCTGGGGGGCCGAGACCCGGGCCTGCCCTCAGGGCTTGAGGTGGGCCGCTCTGTGGAGGAGCTGCGGGCACTGCTGAACCCTCAACTGGGAGGGGCCCTCGACCACATCCTGAACAACCTCACAGCATGGGCTCTTGGTCTGGACATTCAGGATGGCTTCAAG ATCTGGTTCAACAACAAGGGCTGGCATGCCGTGGTGGCCTTTGTCAACCGAGCCAACAACGCTCTCCTACTTGCCCGCCTGCCACTAAGCCCCGCCCACCGTGCCCACAGCATCACCACGCTCAATCACCCCCTGAACCTCACCAAGGAGCAGCTGTCTGAGGCCACGCT AATGGCCTCCTCAGTGGACGTGCTTGTCTCCATCTGTGTGGTCTTCGCCATGTCCTTTGTCCCGGCCAGCTTCACCCTTGAACTTTCTCTGGGACATGGTGCGgggactgcctggaggggtgggggccCCGCCACCACTTGCCACTGTCCCTTCTGGCCCTTTCTGGGCAGGGACTTGTCTAGGATG TGTAACTACTTGGTGCCAGTGTCCATCGTGGTGCTCATCTTTCTGGCCTTCCAGCAGAGGGTGTACGTGGCCTCTGCCAACCTGCCTGCCCTCCTGTTGTTGCTACTACTGTATGA CTGGTCCATCACACCGCTCACGTACccaccctcctccttcttctccatgCCCAGCATGGCCTACATGGTGCTCACCTGCATCAACCTCTTTATCGGTATCAACGGCAGCATGGCCACCTTTGTGCTCGAGCTCTTCTCTGATCAG AAGTTACAGGAGGTGAGCTGGATCCTGAAACGGGTCTTCCTTATCTTTCCTCACTTCTGCCTGGGCTGGGTGCTCATTGACATGGTGAGGAACCAGGCCATGGCTGACGCTTTTGAGCGCTTGG GAGATGGGCAGTTCCAGTCACCCCTGCGCTGGGAGGTTGTCAGCAAGAACCTTTTGGCCATGTTGATACAGGGGCCCATCTTCCTCCTCTTTACACTCCTGCTGCAGCACCACAACTGCCTCTTGCCACA ACCCAAGCTGAGGCTGCTGCCTGCCCTGGGAGAGGAGGATGAGGATGTGGCCCGTGAGCGGGGGCGGGTGGTACAAGGAACCACCGAGAGGGACGTGTTGGTGCTGAGGGACCTGACCAAG GTGTGCCCTGGGCAGAGGACACTGGCTGTCAACCTCCTGTGTCTTGGGATCTCCCCTGGTGAG TGTTTTGGGCTGCTGGGCGTGAACGGAGCGGGGAAAACGTCCACGTTCCACATGGTGACTGGGGACACGGTGCCCAGCGGGGGCGAGGTGGTGCTGGCAGGCCACAG CGTGGCTCGGGAACCGGCCGTAGCTCACTGCCGCATGGGCTACTGCCCTCAGTTGGATGCCATCTTCGAGCTGCTGACCGGCCGCGAGCACCTGGAGCTGTTTGCACGCCTGCTTGGTG TCGAGGCCCAGGTTGCCCAG ACAGCAAGCTCGGGCCTGGGGCGCCTGGGGCGCCTGGGCCTCCCTCAATGTGCGGACAGCCCCGTGGGCACCTACAGCCGGGGCAACAAGCGGAAACTGGCGACAGCCGTGGCTCTGGTGGGGGATCCAGCTGTGGTCTCTCTG GCCTGGCCAGAGCTCATGGCTCCGGGCTCCCACAGCATGGAGGAGAGTGAGGCGCTCTGCACGCACCTGGCCATCATGGTGAACGGGCGGTTCCGCTGCCTGGTCAGCACGCAGCACCTCCAGGGCCG GTTCGGGGCTGGCCACACGCTGACCCTGCGGGTGTCCGAGTCTCAGTCCGAGTCGGTGGCAGCCTTCGTGGCAGCCACGTTCCCGGGGGCCGAGCTGCGGGAGGTGCGCGGTGGCCGCCTGCGCTTCCAGCTGCCTCCGGGAGCGCGCTGCGCCTTGGGGCACCTCTTTGGAGAGCTGGCGGCACGTGGCGCAGAGCACGGTGTGGAGGACTTCTCTGTGAGCCAGACCACGCTGGAGGAG GTATCCCTGTAACTCTCCAAGGatcaggggaaggaggaggacgaGAAGGACGCAGAAGTGGGGGCGGACCCTGTGCCAGGCCCACAGAACCCCAGACTCATCACCCAGTTCCTCGAGGACCACAGCATGGCCGGGACGGTGCTCTGA